One Saprospiraceae bacterium DNA window includes the following coding sequences:
- a CDS encoding inorganic diphosphatase: MNNPWHQVPIGKRAPEIVTGIIEIPKGSRAKYELDKETGMLRLDRVLYSSFYYPANYGFIPQTYCDDGDPLDILILSQIDFVPLCLVEARVIGVMQMLDNGEADDKIIAVAAHDVAVNHIRSMDELPPHFTLELRHFFEEYKRLEKKTVVVENFQDTAKAHRIVQQSIEDYARKFK, from the coding sequence ATGAACAATCCTTGGCATCAAGTACCCATAGGCAAACGCGCCCCCGAAATAGTGACTGGCATCATCGAAATCCCGAAGGGTAGCCGCGCCAAATACGAACTGGACAAAGAGACTGGCATGCTACGCCTCGACCGCGTGCTGTATTCCTCCTTCTACTACCCTGCCAACTATGGCTTCATTCCGCAAACCTATTGCGACGACGGCGACCCGCTCGACATCCTGATTCTCTCCCAAATTGATTTTGTGCCCCTGTGCCTCGTGGAGGCACGCGTCATCGGTGTCATGCAAATGCTCGACAACGGGGAGGCCGACGATAAAATCATCGCCGTGGCCGCCCACGATGTGGCGGTCAATCATATCCGAAGCATGGACGAACTGCCGCCGCATTTCACCCTCGAACTCCGCCATTTTTTCGAGGAATACAAAAGGCTGGAGAAAAAAACGGTCGTGGTGGAAAACTTTCAAGACACGGCAAAAGCCCATCGAATCGTTCAGCAAAGCATAGAGGACTACGCCCGCAAGTTCAAATAG